A single genomic interval of Heteronotia binoei isolate CCM8104 ecotype False Entrance Well chromosome 11, APGP_CSIRO_Hbin_v1, whole genome shotgun sequence harbors:
- the MN1 gene encoding LOW QUALITY PROTEIN: transcriptional activator MN1 (The sequence of the model RefSeq protein was modified relative to this genomic sequence to represent the inferred CDS: deleted 1 base in 1 codon) has product MFALEQFEAQSGGGGGGGRSGERGGGAFGPGLASHFKASPFPGAEPAGLGEPPSAAAAMLAMNLNLPGEAYPFPGARGGPADLQQTQALHGFFGAQQPSPHAAHHPQQQQQQQQAAAGAHFGGGGFGSEPSASSCLHGGRLLAYPAQQAFAPDGYEQHLADGQAADGFGAPRAGPLQDFQPPPPAPCLPLDQSPNRAASFHGLPGAAAAPPSRPPPHGLDSQRRAAAVEALDYSYPSGEGHFDLPVFSPSEADGQLPHYGAGRQQVPGGGGGGFSGPPSAVPRAPPGMAALAKAHPQQPPPPGVFFERFSGSRKMEPGLGARHPLLQHQHQPPPGLLARQNSCPPALPRGGQPHQHQHQQACPDGGAPGNTASANPALQEGAGGPFLPGQQHAPFEYPIHRLENRSLQPPPPQHPPYGPAGEPVFSAPHHHHHHPPPPGSQRLQHFEGPPVAAASSSSSYMSVAKRPRFDSWSGGGGTMHAAALDSHLSPSAYSGLPGDFTPPGPDGFPPPPPAEHQAALQQQQQRQNAALMMKQLAASRHPQPPPRLRQPSLQQLGHHPHHAEAAAAAFEAQESAWFPAAPAAPGDLLFRPGLGGMALQEPPPPPLRMASGPDGHLPSPGGSGLHGQFGLSPPSERRPGPDFQQAFAFGPSSRQATPHGGSPGSYGPPTDFPPSAGPPPPQQPRPPPPSSKLGALSLGSFPKAGAVGGPGGGGAGPKESSGLFGQSCLAALSTACQNMIASLGAPNLNVTFGKKGAAAGGGVAAGGEGAKRSKLSPAEPPEGGTLGPQPPPPAPPPQPGSESGLSPNYSPGPGPDAKAGGGRGRGRRKRDSGHVSPAGGGGFFDKYGPPAGAEGGSPGQAGERSGGTPHLHEPHKALSSPQAAPAWTKGGAADLLLPPAAGAAPEQAELLPALEKADSCSPRRDFPPDGPDGGGSDDRGAPHEDEVTSSSDHPALPKGPGRSPLLHGPKGGGLAHLALHGGTSTSSPDSYGGGGGPASSGVPPGQDEIHPLEILQAQIQLQRQQFSISEDQPLGLKSAAKKPPDGGSGQNGDSGELSSCCAAGAEGAKASMSTIDLDSLMAEHSASWYLPGSGGGDKALLEEDKGLAPWEKAKPPHPSKEAHELPSSKTSAPAQTGSHLPCLSVHCTEDVAEAKGRTAVPTWRSLHSDISNRFGTFVAALT; this is encoded by the exons ATGTTCGCGCTGGAGCAGTTCGAGGCGcagagcggcggcggcggcggcggcggcaggagcGGGGAACGCGGCGGGGGCGCCTTCGGGCCGGGCCTGGCCTCGCACTTCAAGGCGTCGCCCTTCCCCGGCGCGGAGCCGGCGGGCCTGGGCGAGCCTCCCTCGGCGGCGGCCGCGATGCTGGCCATGAACCTCAACCTGCCTGGCGAGGCCTACCCCTTCCCCGGCGCCCGCGGCGGCCCCGCCGACCTGCAGCAGACGCAGGCCCTGCACGGCTTCTTCGGCGCCCAGCAGCCCTCCCCGCACGCCGCCCACcacccccagcaacagcagcagcagcagcaggcggcgGCCGGCGCGCACTTCGGCGGGGGCGGCTTCGGGAGCGAGCCCAGCGCCTCTTCCTGCCTCCACGGCGGCCGCCTCCTCGCCTACCCGGCCCAGCAAGCCTTCGCGCCCGACGGCTACGAGCAGCACCTGGCTGACGGGCAGGCCGCAGACGGCTTCGGGGCCCCACGGGCAGGCCCTCTGCAGGACTTCCAGCCGCCGCCGCCcgccccctgcctccccctcgACCAGTCCCCCAACCGCGCCGCCTCCTTCCACGGCCTGCCCGGCGCCGCAGCCGCC CCTCCGAGCCGCCCCCCGCCGCACGGCCTGGACTCGCAGAGACGCGCCGCCGCCGTCGAGGCCCTGGACTACAGCTACCCCAGCGGGGAGGGCCACTTCGACTTGCCCGTCTTCTCGCCCTCCGAGGCCGACGGGCAGCTGCCCCACTACGGAGCCGGCAGGCAGCAGGTGCCcggcgggggagggggcggctTCTCCGGGCCCCCCTCGGCTGTGCCCCGCGCGCCTCCAGGCATGGCCGCGCTGGCCAAGGCGCACCcccagcagccgccgccgcccgggGTCTTCTTCGAGAGGTTCAGCGGCAGCCGCAAGATGGAGCCGGGCCTGGGCGCCAGGCACCCCCTGCTGCAGCACCAGCACCAGCCCCCGCCGGGCCTCCTGGCCAGGCAGAACTCCTGCCCGCCCGCCCTGCCTCGAGGAGGGCAGCCGCACCAGCACCAGCACCAGCAGGCGTGCCCCGACGGCGGCGCCCCCGGCAACACGGCCTCCGCCAACCCGGCGCTGCAAGAGGGCGCCGGCGGCCCCTTCCTGCCTGGCCAGCAGCACGCCCCCTTCGAGTACCCCATCCACCGGCTGGAGAACAGGAGcctgcagccgccgccgccgcagcacCCCCCCTACGGCCCCGCCGGCGAGCCCGTCTTCAGCGccccccaccaccatcaccaccacccgcCGCCCCCGGGCAGCCAGCGGCTGCAGCACTTCGAGGGGCCCCCcgtcgccgccgcctcctcctcctcctcctacatgAGCGTGGCCAAGAGGCCCCGCTTCGACTCCTGGAGCGGCGGCGGGGGGACCATGCACGCAGCCGCCCTGGACAGCCACCTCTCGCCGTCAGCCTACTCCGGCCTGCCGGGAGACTTCACGCCCCCGGGCCCCGACGGCTTCCCCCCGCCGCCTCCTGCCGAGCACCAAGCggctttgcagcagcagcagcagcgccagaacgCCGCCCTCATGATGAAGCAGCTGGCCGCCTCCCGCCACCCCCAGCCGCCGCCGCGCCTCCGCCAGCCCAGCCTGCAGCAGCTcggccaccacccccaccacgccgaggccgccgccgccgctttcGAGGCCCAGGAGAGCGCCTGGTTCCCCGCCGCGCCTGCCGCCCCCGGGGACCTCCTCTTCCGCCCGGGCCTGGGCGGCATGGCCCTGCAGgagccgcccccgccccccctccgcaTGGCCTCCGGGCCCGACGGCCACCTCCCCTCGCCCGGGGGCAGCGGTCTGCACGGCCAGTTCGGCCTCAGCCCGCCGTCGGAGCGCAGGCCCGGGCCGGACTTCCAGCAGGCCTTCGCCTTCGGCCCCTCCAGCCGCCAGGCCACCCCGCACGGCGGCTCGCCCGGCTCCTACGGCCCCCCGACGGACTTCCCGCCCTCCGCCGGCCCGCCGCCCCCGCAGCAGCCCCGGCCTCCCCCGCCCAGCAGCAAGCTGGGCGCGCTCTCGCTGGGCTCCTTCCCCAAGGCCGGCGCCGTCGGGGGGCCGGGGGGCGGCGGCGCGGGCCCCAAGGAGAGCAGCGGCCTTTTCGGGCAGAGCTGCCTGGCCGCGCTCTCCACCGCCTGCCAGAACATGATCGCCAGCCTGGGCGCCCCCAACCTCAACGTCACCTTCGGCAAGAAGGGCGCGGCGGCCGGCGGCGGAGTGGCGGCGGGCGGGGAGGGCGCCAAGCGGAGCAAGCTCAGCCCGGCCGAGCCCCCCGAGGGCGGCACTCTCGGGCCCCAGCCGCCGCCTCCGGCCCCGCCGCCGCagccgggcagcgagagcggccTGTCGCCCAACTACTCCCCGGGGCCGGGCCCGGACGCCAAGGCGGGAGGCGGGCGGGGCAGGGGCCGTCGGAAGCGGGACAGCGGCCACGTCAGCCCGGCGGGCGGTGGCGGCTTCTTCGACAAGTACGGCCCGCCGGCGGGTGCGGAGGGCGGCAGCCCCGGGCAAGCGGGGGAGCGAAGCGGCGGCACCCCGCACCTCCACGAGCCCCACAAGGCGCTGAGCTCCCCGCAGGCCGCCCCtgcctggaccaagggaggcgcCGCCGACCTGCTGCTGCCCCCCGCCGCGGGGGCCGCCCCGGAGCAGGCCGAGCTGCTGCCCGCCCTCGAGAAGGCCGACTCCTGCTCGCCCCGCCGCGACTTCCCCCCCGACGGCCCGGACGGCGGCGGCAGCGACGACCGCGGGGCGCCCCACGAGGACGAGGTGACCTCCAGCTCCGACCACCCTGCCCTGCCCAAAGGCCCCGGCCGCAGCCCGCTGCTCCACGGACCCAAGGGCGGCGGCCTGGCGCACCTCGCCCTGCACGGCGGCACCTCGACCTCCAGCCCCGACAGCTAcggcggcggcggaggcccggCCAGCAGCGGCGTGCCCCCCGGCCAGGACGAGATCCACCCGCTGGAGATCCTGCAGGCCCAAATCCAGCTCCAGCGGCAGCAGTTCAGCATCTCCGAGGACCAGCCGCTGGGCCTCAAGAGCGCCGCCAAGAAGCCCCCCGACGGCGGCAGCGGCCAGAACGGGGACAGCGGCGAGCTGAGCAGCTGCTGCGCGGCGGGGGCCGAGGGCGCCAAGGCTTCCATGAGCACCATCGATCTGGACTCCCTCATGGCCGAGCACTCCGCCTCCTGGTACCTgcccggcagcggcggcggcgacaAGGCGCTCCTGGAGGAGGACAAAGGCCTGGCGCCCTGGGAAAAGgccaagcccccccaccccagcaaagaAG